The Candidatus Bipolaricaulota bacterium genome includes the window AGGTCGTTTCAGGCAAGGCCCTCGACGACCGGGCCGGGGTGTACATCGGGATCGAGGCGATCAAGCGGGCGAAGAACATCGCGTGCGATCTCTACTTCGTCGGGACGACGCAGGAGGAGGTCGGGCTGCGCGGGGCGCGGGTCGCTGGGTTCGCGGTGAACCCGCAGATCGGAATCGCCCTCGACACGACCCTCGCCGTCGACGTCCCCGGTGTTTCGGCCGGGGAGCGGATCACCGCCCTCGGGAAGGGGGTGGCGATCAAGCTGACCGACTCGGCCTCGATCTCCCATCCCGGGCTCGTAAGGGAGATGAAGCGGATCGCTGAAGCGCGGAAGATCCCCTACCAGATGGAGATCCTCCCCCGCGGGGGGACCGATGCCGGCGCGATCCAGCTCGCCCAGGAGGGGGTGGCGGCGATCACCCTGTCGCTCCCGACCCGCTACGTCCACTCCGTCGTCGAGACCGCGCACAAGGCCGACCTCGAGGCGGCGATCGGGCTCCTCGCCGCGTTCCTGGAGGAGGCCGGATCGGTCGACCTCTCGCTTCCATGAAGACGATACTCCTGAAGGACTTCGACCTCGTCGCGACGATGGACCCCGAGCGCCGGGAGATCCGCTCCGGCTACGTCCTCGTCGAGGGTAACCGGATCGCCGCCGTCGGGGATGACCCATCCGGGATCACGGCCGACGAGACGATCGATGGTGAGGGGAAGGTGCTGCTGCCCGGGTTTGTCAACACGCATCATCACCTGTACCAGACCCTGTTCCGCAACGTCCCCGGCGCAGCGGACAAGAAGCTCTTCGATTGGCTCGTCTTCCTGTACGAGCGCTGGAAGGGGATCGACGAGGAGGCGGTGAGGATAAGTGCGGCGATCGGCCTGACCGAGCTCGTCCTCTCCGGGACGACGACGAGCTCGGACCACTTCTACCTCTTTCCCAAGGGGCATCCGCACCTGTTCGACGCCTTGATCGAGGGGGCACGGCTGACCGGGATCAGGTTCCATCCCTGCCGCGGCTCGATGTCCCTGTCGAAG containing:
- a CDS encoding M42 family metallopeptidase, giving the protein MDLLKRLSEAAGIPGHEGEIRRIISDELTELVDEVEVDPLGNLIAHKKGSGPTVLIAAHMDEIGFIVKHIEEETGFLRIHPLGGFDVKTLIAQRVVVHTGNGDLIGAIGSKPIHIMTEEERKKLPEMKELFVDLGLPADEVKERVSVGDPVTLRQDFVELEKVVSGKALDDRAGVYIGIEAIKRAKNIACDLYFVGTTQEEVGLRGARVAGFAVNPQIGIALDTTLAVDVPGVSAGERITALGKGVAIKLTDSASISHPGLVREMKRIAEARKIPYQMEILPRGGTDAGAIQLAQEGVAAITLSLPTRYVHSVVETAHKADLEAAIGLLAAFLEEAGSVDLSLP